The window CATTGCGATCCGGCAACAGCTTGAAATCCTGGAAGATAATGCCCATCTTGCGACGTAGGGACTGAATATACTTGTCAGCAGTATTCTTGCTATCGTAAAGGCAATCTTCGGTGAACTTCACCATGACCTGACCGCCACGCTCCACGTCAGGACGTTCGTCCATATAAATTAACTTCAGGAGCGTAGACTTACCTGCACCAGAGTGACCCGTCAGGAAAACGAACTCCCCTTTACGGATACGGAAGGAAACGTTGGAAAGAGCCTTCCAATTTTCCTCGTAAGATTTGGTGACATGGTTAAAGTGAATCATGACGCAGCAGAGCCCCTATGACTATTCCGTCAGGCGGATATCCACAAGGACTTCCTTACGCCACTTCTTGACCAGTTCCTGAAGTTTTTCATTCTCCAGATGATTGGACGTCAACGTTTCAATCTTTCCGTAGTCTTCTTCCAGAGTGAGTTCGCGAATCTGGCGCATGTCGTCCAGACGGAACAAATGGTAGGCACCATCAATCAGGACAGGTTCGGAAACCTCCCCCACCTGCAGTGCGGAAACAGGGTCTACATAAGCGGGAACCATCTCATTCTTCTGGAACCACCCCAGCTTACCGCCAGCGTAGTTGCTGGACTTGTCTTCGCTGAACTTCTTTGCGGCAGCGGCAAATTCTTCAGCAGTCTTCAGGCTCTTCTGGAGAGAGTCTGCAAGGGCAATTACATTTGCAGTATCCTGAGCGGTGGGAATCGTACGGAGCAAAATCTGAGCGGAGCGGACACCGTCTTCCTTACGGCCAAGCACGCGAGCAATGTGCCAGCCCAAAGCAGTCTTCACCGGAGTAGCGGCATACTGGCCATTCTTCAACTGGTCCAGGGCACGTTCAAATGCAGGGTCCAGCTGACCACGCTTATAATAGCCCAAGTCACCGCCCTTACCGGCAGTACTATCCTGAGAGTGAGCCTTTGCAAGAAGTTCAAAACTCATACCCAAGTTCAAGGTATCAATCAAGGCTTCAGCATCCTGCTTCACGGAATCCACAATAGCCTGATTAGGAAGAATGGGCAGCTGAATGTGACTCAGATAGACACAGTTATACTGACGAGGAATGGAGTCCTTGTAGTCCTTATAGTAGGCTTCCACTTCCTTACGGGTCGGGGAAATGGAACCCACATGACGCTGACGGACTCGAGTCATTTCCACATTGTTACGAATCTGCTTGGAAAGCATATCACGATACTGAGCCATACTCATGCCCAGCTGAGCGCGGATAGCCTTTTCAAGAGTAGTCAGACTAATGTTCTGGCTTGCGGCAAGCTGCTGCAAGTGGGAGTTCACACGCTGATCCACTTCAGCTTCGCTCACAACAATGGAGTCGCGATCAATTCGAGACAGAAGAACCTTTTCTTCGATCAGGCGATCCAGCACGTACTGTTTCTGATCCGCTTCGGACATGGCGGAGCCTTCCGGAGTTTCCTGGAAACGATAAAGACTATTCAGGAATTCAGAACGCATAATGGGCTTGCCATCCACGACGGCAGCCACGCCTTCCATAAGCACTGGTTCGGCCAGCGCAAAAGAGGCGACAGCGCAAAGAGCGAGAGTTACACGACTAAATACGTTCATCATTATTCCTTTTCACTAAAAACTTTCAGCTTGGAAAAAATCGGGCGGGCGTTCTTCCACTGATCCTTTAGACGTTCCATCACCATGTTCTGGTGTTCAACCCAGGCACGTTCCGTAATGTCTTCCACCACTTCCGCATAGGGCAGAACGTCAGCAGAATCCAGGCGAGAAGTTACCACGGCAATTTTCAAGGCACCGCCACAAACCTTCATGGCAGAAATCTTACCCAAGGTGACCTCCGTGAGAGAGGGGATCATGCAGGTGTCCGGAGACACGGAAACGGAATCAAATCGTTCCACCCGCTTCATGAGCCAGTTTTCTGCAGGAGGCGCAACAAAACTCTTGGACTTGTTCATCTTGTAATATTCGTTGGCCTTGCCCCATTCCTTGAAGTAAATGATGGCACCGGAAATCACGTTCTTACCACGGAGGTACAGCTCCGGATGTTCATTATAATAGGCAAGCTTTTCCGCATCTGTCACGATCATGGTATCCAGGTAGCTCTGGAGGAAATAATCCACGACCAACTTGCGGGTAGCGATTTCAATC of the Fibrobacter sp. UWR4 genome contains:
- a CDS encoding peptidylprolyl isomerase translates to MMNVFSRVTLALCAVASFALAEPVLMEGVAAVVDGKPIMRSEFLNSLYRFQETPEGSAMSEADQKQYVLDRLIEEKVLLSRIDRDSIVVSEAEVDQRVNSHLQQLAASQNISLTTLEKAIRAQLGMSMAQYRDMLSKQIRNNVEMTRVRQRHVGSISPTRKEVEAYYKDYKDSIPRQYNCVYLSHIQLPILPNQAIVDSVKQDAEALIDTLNLGMSFELLAKAHSQDSTAGKGGDLGYYKRGQLDPAFERALDQLKNGQYAATPVKTALGWHIARVLGRKEDGVRSAQILLRTIPTAQDTANVIALADSLQKSLKTAEEFAAAAKKFSEDKSSNYAGGKLGWFQKNEMVPAYVDPVSALQVGEVSEPVLIDGAYHLFRLDDMRQIRELTLEEDYGKIETLTSNHLENEKLQELVKKWRKEVLVDIRLTE